TCAATCATATGTATCACGACATGTATATCTGATATGTAAAGAACTAATATAGTTGTGAAACTTGATTCACTGCTTACATTACCTGGTTTTTTAGATGCAGAAAGCTAGTTTGCTTCTACTACTGTAGGCTGTTAGTACACTCTGATCATTGTGTCcagtagaaaaaaaaaagacaatgcTTAGACAGGAGTGCTTCTCTCAGTGTTACAGAAAGCGAACTGCCGAGAAAAGGATACACCGGTTGAGTACTGGACTAAGAGCATCATTGGCTGATCTATGAAAAATGACATAGACCAGGTCTTGCAGGTGGTGTGTCGCTCAGCATCGGTGGCGGCCAGTGCCAGTTAGCTACTGCAGTGGAGACTAAAATCAGTTGAGCATGGGATCGGAGCTGCTCATTCTTACCACCCACTAAACACGATCAAGATGCTTCCTGCTGTACTTAGGCACACTGGACACTGGAATACTCTCTGCTCAGGAGCGCTCTTGTTTGGTGCAGAAGTAAATACATAAACCTATGTTTTATTTGTTGTACCTTTGATTGATGAACATATGTATCAATATATTCTGTACAACTCAATCTAGGTGGCATATGCTAAAACTCAGTTTGAGACTTGTGCTATGCCCCCACCATTTTCGTAACTTATTGTACAAATATGGTACAGAGACAACTGAAAGTATCGTATTACGGGATATCTCATTTTAATAAACTATCATTTGTAGTAACTTGATCACACCATTGCCGTAGATCGTTTTGATGTAATTACTTCACGATAATTGTTTCATCATTACAGTTATTATTATCGGTTCCTTGGAACAAAACTTTCCACAAAATTATGGGAACTCCCGATCCTAATCATCATGCTAATCCATCCAAATTGTCGTAACTATTTCATGGTAAATTTGGCCTCCTGATTAAAGCGTTTGTTCCCAGAATGGCTTGGCGTCAAATTATGGTAACTCTCCGCTTATAAATGATAGTGACTCAACCGTTCAAACTATCATACCTATTTCATGGTACATATATCTCATCATTATAGTAACCTGGTATTTTTCCTCCTGGAACAACTTGGTGACTAATTGTAGTAACTGGCTAACCAAATTACCATCTCGATCATGACATTTGAATGGTCGCAAGAATTTGCTGGAGAACTCTCCAGTTATTTCAAAGACCCACCAGACTGTATATGATCAAAGTTCTGCCTTCTATCATATTCAAAAGAGCTTCCCACTCTACCATCTCACTTTCCTAGAAATTTCTTCTCAGAGTCGCTCCAGTTCACCACTCCGTCAGGCCCTTCCCTTACAGAAGCCGAAGGTGGCctccaaaacaaaaacaaaaaaataagagGTAGCACAAATATAATGCAACTTACTATACAATAACAAGAAGCTAAAGTATTCATGTAATTGGCAATGGTTTAAACGGAGCATAACATTTGTCTCTGGAGATTTTGTTGCAGAATTCTGTTTATAGAAAATTCTCTTTTCTCATTTCTTTCTtggtttcttcaaaaaaaaagaaaagaaaagatgagaGAGTGAAACATTAGGCCAGTCCCAATGGAAGAAACCATAGTAGTTTCTACCCATGATTTCTACAACAGTGTAGATACACTGGGTAACTTAAATGCAGCACAGCAATCATGTAGATCAACTGTGGCAActatttttgtagtagtatgGCAAATTAAGAAAATGGTAAAATTTCTGCAGTTCAACTCAGGGTACTTCGGTTAGCTGACCAGCAAAAAATGGTGGAGTCAAATGGAAGTGGTGTTAAAAGCTATCTCCCCAATCTATTCTGTACTTCGTTTAGCTGATCAGCAACAGAAGTTCTATTCTATATCTGCATTCATTCCAAAAATGATGGAATCTATGGCAGAAATACGTGGCAATTTAAGTGATAATACCATCCAAAAAAATCTACAGAATAGGGTGTTGGAAAAAGTCCAAGGAAGACTTGATTATCTTGTCAATGATACACTTATGCTTGCAGGTGAGGGCTTAATTGATAAATTGTTCAATTCATGTTGTTGTTTCATGCATCACTAATTATTAAGAttgctgattttattttattttttgttagCTGCCGCACTTGATCCTAAAGCACTGTACACTTCCAAGCTTGCAAGGAAACCAAAGTCCAGACATGCTGTCACATTGGCCATCAAGAAGCTTGCAGGCTCATCTTCAAAGGCTTCTGCTGCAATCGATCAATTTACTTTCTTCTCAAAACAGGGAGGGTTATTTGGAGGAGTGGAGGCTCGAAAATCGGCTCTTAATGGCCGGTGTAGTGCAGGTAATtgcatgtttaatttttttaatgtgCATTATTTTGTTGCTTTCTTAAGTTTGAATTCTTATTTCATTTACCATCATTTTCCTAGCTGATTGGTGGGATCAATATGGTGGAGACTGTAGTGAACTACAAGAGGTTGCAAGGCGTATTGTCTCACAATGCATGTCCTCTAGTGGGTGTGAGCGAAATTGGAGCACATTTGCCTTGGTGCACACCAAATTGAGGAACCGGTTAAGTTACGATAAGCTTCACAAGTTGATTTTTGTACATTATAATTTGAAGTTGCGTATCCAACATTTCGTAACTGACATACAAAACCTTCAAGAAATGCAAACCAACAAGGAGCATGAAAGAGATTCTGATCCTTGTAGCATCCTAATAGATGTGACTATGTATGATGAAAGGAACCCGATCATGGATTGGTTGTGCACCTCTAGGAGTGAGTCCGCGCCGACTCTAGATGAACATGATGACCAGAGGCCCGAATCCCCTAATCCTAGCAGACTTGTTATAGATGAGTTAGGGATGAGTGATGAAGAGGTGGCTGCATTTAAAAAGAAGATTGGTGGGAAACGGGGTAAGAAAAGGAAGGAAGAATTTGAAGATATTTTCTCTGATTATGAATCAGAATCGGATCAGCAAGGTAGCTCTGTTTATGCTGAGTCAGGGGAGAGTAGTTCTGATGACAGTGAAGGCAATGGTAAGTTTAATTTTTGATGGGATTCTGCATATTATATACTGTAGCTTTGCTGAAATATTAATCTTTTTAAAGGTGATGGTGATGCTGTTCATGCTTCCGGTGATGCAAATGAACTTGGAGAGGGAGGCTCGACAACTCAGGAAGGAGGTAATGTTCCTTGTACTAGTACTTGAACAACTTGCTATGGAAAATCTTGGTCCACTATTGATCAACTTGTAATGGAAAATTTTGGTCCACTATTGATTAATTTGTATTCTCTTATCAGCTGGTAAGGATAAGGGAATCCCTCTCCGTCCGAGCTCGAAAAGGATGAAGAAACATTCTGTCAAGACCTTGTACTGAAGCCTGAAAGTCAGATTCGAGGGTCCATGCAAAATGAATTGCTATTTGCCTGGGTTTGAGCTTGTCTTTTCGTGTGCTTCTAATATTTAGGACCATGGACTATTCTATGTAGTAATTGTTGGTACTTGGAATTGGAACTATGGATGGAGACTGTAATATTTGGGATTGAGCATCTTCGTGTGCAATATTTGAAACTCCCTGTTGAACAGACTATCTGTTGCTTCGTGATAGCCATATTTCTCATTTCTATACATTGTTATATCTTTTTTTCGCTTTTAGATTGTTTGAAAATAATCTATGTTATTATCCGTACAAAATgagatatttttttgaaatttcgtCCGAAAACAAAACGTCGAATCCGAAAATTTTCGATAAATCCGATAAACGTGTTTACCGGTGAACTCCGGTTTTTTTTGTTACCGGTAAAGAAAACCTTTGCCTGGAGGTCGTGCGCGGCTCCGGGATGAACGATGACCTCCACCTCGACCTGGAGTACGTCGGCCCGAGCCTCCACGATGTGATCGGcaggcgccaccgccgcgggatCTCATTCACCGAGTCCGAGCCCGGCAGTAGTAGCTGCATGGCTCTGCCCGGAAGCACCAATAAGAAGCCACATTCGTTGTCGGAGCAACAGATATACAGAATTTGCATATATACAGCTAGCCAGGCCGCCCAATTATATTTCAAATGCAAGTTAAGCGCGCGCCAACAGATCTTAGCGATATTTATTTTACAGTTTTAGTACTAGTCTCTTTTCAGCTCTACAAATCTCTGTTGATTGTGTCATTTTCATTTCTAATATAATATAACCGAAAAGGACTAATGAGCCATTAACATAGTGCGTGGGAAGGAGATGTTACTCTCACTACTGGACTCGCGtaatttgccgagtgtcacagacactcggcaaaggtcgATAAACACTCGGTaaattttttgccgagtgtagcACTCGGCGAAGCGCACACGACCTTTCTTCTACCGGCGAagtcggctttgccgagtgccttttctCGGGCACGCGGCaaacttttgccgtgtgccaagccgcactcggcaaaaaaagttgAAACGGGACGGACGAACAGGCGAACTGGCGAACGGAACGGGGCGTCGAAAACTTTGCCGAGTACCAGAAgcatggcactcggcaaaaattcaaacttcgccgagtgcctaTCTGGCAGTTtggctctttgccgagtgccacacatctggcactcggcaacgattcaaacttcgccgagtttggctctttgccgagtgccacccgtctggcactcggcaactaTTCAAACTTCGCTGAGTGCCTAAGTAAATGCACTCGGCGAAACCTTTTTCAGTAAATagaaaaatagtttctttgccgagtgtctgggTAAAAACACTCAGCATTACAatatgtttgccgagtgccccaatTTGGCACTCGGTGAAGCATGTTTTTACCGAGTGTCACCtaactggcactcggcaaacaataacGGTAACGGTCGTGGAAAAATGGGAATGTTCGTGGCAACAGCGTAACGGCCTTGGGGAGCTGGCGTTGCAGTGCACGTGACagcgtttgccgagtgtcgactgtagggcactcggcaaagatttgtTTGCCAAGTGTCCCCATGTAGGCATTCGGCAAACAAAAGCATCCCCCACCGTAACGGTCGTCTGCGGGTGGGTGCGGTGCATGTGACGCTCTTTGCCGAGTCTCAACtgactggcactcggcaaagtgtgtctttgccgagtgccatctGGCTGGCACTCAGCAAAGAGATAGGCCGCCGAGTGCCAGTTGTTCGCCGAGTGCATGttttttggcactcggcaaatagtagctttgccgagtgctcgagattctgcactcggcaaagatcctGGCACTCAGCATATATGGGTTTTCCGGTAGTgtctccctccgttccaaattattagtcgttttgacttttcttaGATACAACGATTTTGCTAtgaattattagtcgttttagcTTTTCTAGGGATGCTTTTCTAGGGATGGAAGAAGTATCAGTATCGTGGATGATGGCAAAGTCAAACTTACTGGAGTTGAATAAAAAACACTTCCAAAACTGACTTGTGAACATATGGAATTCATGTAAACTAATCGTGGTGATAAATAAAagggttagttggatccatgccactataATTTCTTGAAGTTAGATTttatgttgaaatccatgccattgagtggcatgattttgaacatgaaacccaatttcacggagttgtggtggcatgaatcgaattttccaaaaataaaacaacacagaatgaacagtattcGTTTCTGATGAATCTCGATCCGTCACCGTCCGTCCGTCCGGCAgcagctgcagccgccgcctgtCGGTGCTGCTGGGCGAGCAGCAGGAGCCCTTCTACCTCGATCTCTACCTCCTCGAGAAGGGCTGCTCCCTCGGCTTCCTCGacgccgcggcgtgcggcggcggcgcctgctcgACGTGCTGGCCGAGGGCCCGGagcaccggcggccggcggcgaggagcaagaagaagGCGTCCCGCGGGAGCGGCCTGCTCCGGCTGCTCCTCTCCAAGTTTCTCAGCGGCGCGACGACGGCGcctgcggcgacggcggccaagAAGAAGCGGCCGCAGCCGGCCGCCATGGAGTGGCGCCGCGTCGACGACGAGAAGCAGGGGGCGCCGAGCCCCTCCACGGACGCCATTGTTGCTTCTCCCCAGCGCGCCGCCGAAGGCCACCTCACGGAGGTTGATGAGGAGCAAGCAACAGATATACTGGCGTTGCTCGGAGTGCGGTTTCTGTCCTGATTTTCCGCGCTTCGGAAGTTCGGATCCAAGCAGCCAATAACCGGAACTGGCTCCCTGACCGTGCGCCATATATAAAGCCATGACACTTGACACCTCCGAACTCGTCGCCGCTTCATCGAATTCGTTCTTCCCCACTAGCTAGCTTCTACGCTCgccttgccgtcgccgccgccagtgcCTGCGGGGCTGCTGCCACTGCGCCGGCTGCCACGCGAATTCGAAGCTCTACGTACTTCACCTCTCCACCATCCATGGCTGTCGTCGAGAAGAGCCCTTCCTCGCGTGCTGAGGGAGGATGCATATGCTTAGCCGCCGAAAGGCGACGCTGCGCGGCAGCAGCCATGCTCATCGCCGGAGAAGATGCGCCAGCGCCGACGGATCCGCGGATCGGCAGCGTGGAATCCTACCAGAGGCTGAGGAATATCTGTGAGGGGGCGTTCGGcgccaggggcggagccagaaaGTCGTTTTTTTCATTGTTAGGGAGCCAACtatataaatttatataaaaatttaatcaaaatttaaatttgtagtGTAAATTTGGGGATCGGGCCAGGCCCCTGTCCGCCCCCCTCTCTCCGCCCCTGTTCGGCGCTGTCTCGAAGGCGCGACACCTCGGCACCGGCGAGGTGGTCGCCATCAAATCCAACCGCGACGGCGTCGGGGAGGCGCTTCTGCTGCGCGAGGCCACGCTGCTCGCGGTGTGCCGCGGGAACCCCGGCGTGGTGCGGCTCCTGGAGCCTCCGAGGCGCGCTGCGCGATGGCGCAGCTGCTCGCCGGCGTTGAGTCCATGCACGCCCACGGCATCGTGCACTGCGACCTGAAGCCCGGGAACGTGCTCGTCGGGGAGCACGGCCGCCGGCTCAAGATCTGCGACCTCGGCCGCGCcaggtccgccgccgcgccgccgccggacgagCAGCAGGTGGATGGCACGGTCGGGTACATCGCGCCCGAGGTGCTTCTGCGCGAGGACTGCGGCGCGCCTGTGGATATGTGGGCTCTCGGGTGCATCATGGCGGAGCTCATCATGGGGCAGTCGCTGTTCCCGGAAGAGGACCTGTGCCAGCAGCTGATCGCCATCATCGACCTGCTAGGGATCCCTGACGACGTGTCGTTGATGCCGCTGGGCATTGACGCCGGGGCGCCGAGCAAGCTGCGGGAGAAGGTGCCTGAGGAGCGGCTGTCGGCGGCGGGCTTCGACGTCCTGCGCGGTCTGCTGCAGTATGACCCCAAGGACAGGCTCACCGCTGCAGATGCCATGGTTTGCAGTTGCACCCATGGATGACTGACGACTGACGGTGCATGCATGTTCCAGCGAGGACGGCAAGAGGCTGTTATCGAAGCTGCAGTGCGTTAGCCTGATGATTTAGTTTAGATTATTTGCTC
The genomic region above belongs to Panicum virgatum strain AP13 chromosome 8N, P.virgatum_v5, whole genome shotgun sequence and contains:
- the LOC120684947 gene encoding uncharacterized protein LOC120684947 — translated: MAWRQIMLTSKKWWSQMEVVLKAISPIYSVLRLADQQQKFYSISAFIPKMMESMAEIRGNLSDNTIQKNLQNRVLEKVQGRLDYLVNDTLMLAAAALDPKALYTSKLARKPKSRHAVTLAIKKLAGSSSKASAAIDQFTFFSKQGGLFGGVEARKSALNGRCSAADWWDQYGGDCSELQEVARRIVSQCMSSSGCERNWSTFALVHTKLRNRLSYDKLHKLIFVHYNLKLRIQHFVTDIQNLQEMQTNKEHERDSDPCSILIDVTMYDERNPIMDWLCTSRSESAPTLDEHDDQRPESPNPSRLVIDELGMSDEEVAAFKKKIGGKRGKKRKEEFEDIFSDYESESDQQGSSVYAESGESSSDDSEGNGDGDAVHASGDANELGEGGSTTQEGAGKDKGIPLRPSSKRMKKHSVKTLY
- the LOC120684949 gene encoding putative cyclin-dependent kinase F-2, with product MAQLLAGVESMHAHGIVHCDLKPGNVLVGEHGRRLKICDLGRARSAAAPPPDEQQVDGTVGYIAPEVLLREDCGAPVDMWALGCIMAELIMGQSLFPEEDLCQQLIAIIDLLGIPDDVSLMPLGIDAGAPSKLREKVPEERLSAAGFDVLRGLLQYDPKDRLTAADAMVCSCTHG